TTTCATCCTCCCTGGCGTCGACCGCGCTGCGCACCGACCTGCGCGCGGTGCTGTTCGACCTGGACGGCACCCTGGTCGACAGCGCGCCCGACCTGGCCGGCGCGACCAACGAGATGCTGGCCGCGCGCGGCCTGGCGATGCTGCCGCTGGAGCATCTGCGCCCGATGGTCGGCGCCGGTGCGCGCGGCATGATGGGCCTGGCCTTTGCGGTGACGCCGCAGGATCCGCGCTTCGAGGCGCTGAGAGCCGAATTCTTCGACCGCTACGAGGCGCGCCTGCTGCGCGAAACCCGGCCCTTCGACGGCGTCGCCGCGCTGCTCGACGGCCTGGCCGCGGCAGGCCTCTGCTGGGCCATCGTGACCAACAAGTCCGAGCGCTTTGCGTTGCCGCTCACCGCCGGCCTGGGCCTGGCGCAGCGCGCCGCCGCAGTGATCGGCGGCGACACCACGCCGCATACCAAGCCGCACCCGGCGCCGCTGCTGGAGGCCGCGCGCCGCGCCGGCATCGTGCCCCAGCATTGCCTCTATGTGGGCGACGATGCGCGCGACATCGCCGCCGGTCGCGCCGCTGGCATGCAGACGGTGGCCGTGGCCTGGGGCTATCTGGGGCAGGGCGAGCCGATCGAGGCCTGGGGGGCGGATCTGATCGTCGACACGCCACAGCAGCTGCTCGCGCATGTGATCAGCGCCGCCGCCATTGCTCCGACGGCGAGCGTCGCGATGGAAGTTTCTTCCTGAGCACGGCTCTTGAATTGTCTGCAGCTGGCATAATCTAGGAACTTCTGGGGCCGACCAGGTTTCGACGTGGGTGCGGATCCGGAGTAGGGCATGCCGAGCACCAGTCCGCTCGTAAAACCACTGGAAACAAAGTAACTGCAAACGACGAAAAGTTTGCCCTCGCCGCTTAAACAACGGTGAGCCTCTCAACGGTTGGCCGATGGGCCGGGCCGATGCCGCAAGGCTAGGCTGAGAGGTCATTCACATCGGCTGGCGTCCAGTTGGGTCACACAACCGGGCGCGAGATCTAGTGACTGGCGTTGTTCGTAGCGTGCCCCTGCGCGACGACGGCGTAAGACTCAAATCAGAAGGCTAAGCATGTAGAACTGCCCGGTGATGGCTTGCGGACGGGGGTTCAATTCCCCCCGGCTCCACCATTCAACGATCTCAGGACGTCCCAGACGGTCCCGAGAGATCCGAAAGACCTAATGAATCAATCACTTAGGTCTTTTCTTTTGCCTGCACCATGCCGCTTTGTCCCCGGACGTCCGACTGGCAATGCAGTAACTTTCGCAGTAACCTGAAAAAAGCACGCGAAGCGCGTCAGGAGTTACTGCATGGCTCGCAACCTGATCCCGTCTGATCTGACGATCCGGACCATCAAGTTGGGTGATCCCCGCAGGCGTCTGGGCGACGGCAGTGGCCTGTACCTGCTTCTCTTTGTCTGCGGCGGCTCATGACCTGCCCGGTTTCTCCGAGACATTGATTCCCAGAGAAGATGGCTCCATTCCCCGAGGAGCCCATGAGAAAGAGTCGATTCACGGAAGAGTAGATGGTGGCCGAGGCGGCCAAGAAGCACAAGGTCAGTGAGCCCACGATCTACGCGTGGCGCAAGCACTTCGGCCAGTTGGAGGTGGCCGACGTCAAGCGGCTGAAGGCGCTGGAGCTAGAGAACAGCCGGCTCAAGAAGCTTCTGGCGGAGGCCACGCTGGACAACGCGATCTTGAAGGAAATCAACGAAAAAAAATGGCGAGCCCGCCGGCTCGACGTGCCCAGGTCACCTTCGCTCGCGAGCGGGGCCTGAGCCTGCGTCGGGCTTGCGGGCTCATTGGCATGTCGCGAGCCACGCCCAGCTACAAGCCGCGCCTGCCGGCCAAGGACGCGCCGGTGATCGAGGCGATGAAGGAGTTGTCGGCCCAGTACCCACGCTACGGCTACCGGCGCATCCGCATCTTCCTGCGTCGGCGCGGCTTCGAGCTGAGCTGGTCGCGCACGCATCGGCTGTGGCGTCAGACGGGCCTGCTGGTGCCCAGGAAGCGCTCGCGCAAGCGCATTGCGTCGACAAGGCCGCGCGTACACATGCCCTTCAAGGCCAACATGGTTTGGGCCTACGACTTCGTCTTCGACACCACGGCCACCGGCCAGCAGCTCAAGTGCCTGACCGT
This genomic stretch from Roseateles sp. DAIF2 harbors:
- the gph gene encoding phosphoglycolate phosphatase (PGP is an essential enzyme in the glycolate salvage pathway in higher organisms (photorespiration in plants). Phosphoglycolate results from the oxidase activity of RubisCO in the Calvin cycle when concentrations of carbon dioxide are low relative to oxygen. This enzyme is a member of the Haloacid Dehalogenase (HAD) superfamily of aspartate-nucleophile hydrolase enzymes (PF00702).), which gives rise to MSATVSSSLASTALRTDLRAVLFDLDGTLVDSAPDLAGATNEMLAARGLAMLPLEHLRPMVGAGARGMMGLAFAVTPQDPRFEALRAEFFDRYEARLLRETRPFDGVAALLDGLAAAGLCWAIVTNKSERFALPLTAGLGLAQRAAAVIGGDTTPHTKPHPAPLLEAARRAGIVPQHCLYVGDDARDIAAGRAAGMQTVAVAWGYLGQGEPIEAWGADLIVDTPQQLLAHVISAAAIAPTASVAMEVSS
- a CDS encoding IS3 family transposase (programmed frameshift), with product MVAEAAKKHKVSEPTIYAWRKHFGQLEVADVKRLKALELENSRLKKLLAEATLDNAILKEINGKKMASPPARRAQVTFARERGLSLRRACGLIGMSRATPSYKPRLPAKDAPVIEAMKELSAQYPRYGYRRIRIFLRRRGFELSWSRTHRLWRQTGLLVPRKRSRKRIASTRPRVHMPFKANMVWAYDFVFDTTATGQQLKCLTVIDEYTRECLAIDVAGSIRSKRVIEVLSRLVSVHGAPLFMRSDNGPEFVSLAILEWIAGAGIATVLNDPCKPWQNGADESFNGKFRDECLSVEWFRSRREATVVIESWRQHYNEVKLHSSLQYLTPAEFKQQLRQDLQPAVF